A window of the Gossypium arboreum isolate Shixiya-1 chromosome 2, ASM2569848v2, whole genome shotgun sequence genome harbors these coding sequences:
- the LOC108484429 gene encoding E3 ubiquitin-protein ligase At4g11680-like translates to MILNKLVAFIYTIVGVRRSVSDEGKRTKEATPPPPTAAGYVVVMEGTAMGSSSSSSSSYLQGSTEGETCCVCLSSMEEGEETRVLPCFHEFHRVCVDKWVNTCQKNCPICRFSMEEEDRFMFHRREAFTEEMMIWFSSFHIAGF, encoded by the coding sequence ATGATTCTCAACAAGCTGGTAGCCTTCATTTACACCATTGTTGGTGTAAGAAGATCAGTAAGTGATGAAGGGAAAAGAACAAAAGAAGCAACACCACCACCACCCACGGCGGCTGGCTATGTGGTGGTGATGGAGGGAACAGCAATgggcagcagcagcagcagcagcagcagctacTTGCAGGGATCAACAGAAGGAGAAACATGTTGTGTATGTTTGTCAAGCATGGAAGAAGGGGAAGAAACAAGGGTGTTGCCATGTTTCCATGAATTTCATAGGGTTTGTGTGGATAAGTGGGTGAATACATGTCAGAAGAATTGTCCAATATGCAGGTTTTCAATGGAGGAAGAAGATAGGTTTATGTTTCATAGAAGGGAAGCTTTCACTGAAGAGATGATGATATGGTTTTCATCTTTTCATATAGCCGGATTCTAG